In Plodia interpunctella isolate USDA-ARS_2022_Savannah chromosome 22, ilPloInte3.2, whole genome shotgun sequence, the following proteins share a genomic window:
- the LOC128679777 gene encoding stromal membrane-associated protein 1, producing MTSKSEKDRAKQIQDRCQNILMVMLKDEDNKYCVDCDAKGPRWASWNLGIFLCIRCAGIHRNLGVHISKVKSVNLDSWTPEQVVSLQQMGNSRARAVYEANLPDSFRRPQNDSSLEAFIRAKYEQKKYIAKEWVPPTIPKVNWDKEIDEEMERQKRKKKSTSSGLGPLPAPTTSDKKYNKSDVIPSIPKPKSSVSPKLGRSTPTSQPEAKHSNGSADLLGLDTQAKPEPKPSDDIFSSFFSAPQEKPAEPKPETKPDLKTEEENFFKQPAPTEKEKSKLTKDSILALYSQTPSTNLVNQFNPVPPTQQYPFGGVYQPQAYNSMPVQNGMQFNQFQPMGSQFQQPFAAQQQPMPQAQQFPPGNQFFNQQQPQQLNQQFGGLSLGQSFPNTFTQQNNVASNTWQ from the exons ATGACTTCAAAAAGTGAAAAAGACCGTGCTAAACAGATCCAGGATCGTTGTCAGAATATATTGATGGTAATGCTGAAAGATgaagacaataaatattgcGTTGATTGCGATGCGAAAG GTCCCCGCTGGGCGTCTTGGAACCTGGGCATCTTTCTATGCATCCGGTGCGCTGGCATCCATCGCAACCTCGGCGTACACATCTCCAAGGTGAAGAGCGTCAACCTCGACTCATGGACTCCTGAGCAAGtg GTATCCCTCCAACAAATGGGCAACTCCCGCGCACGCGCAGTGTACGAGGCGAATTTACCCGACTCCTTCCGAAGGCCGCAAAACGATTCCTCATTGGAGGCCTTCATCCGGGCCAAGTATGAGCAGAAGAAGTACATAGCCAAGGAGTGGGTGCCTCCCACCATTCCTAAAGTCAACTG GGACAAAGAAATAGACGAAGAAATGGAGAGACAAAAGCGGAAAAAGAAGTCGACATCTTCAGGGCTTGGACCTCTGCCCGCTCCCACCACTAGCGAcaagaaatataat AAATCCGACGTGATACCCAGCATCCCAAAGCCAAAGTCCTCAGTCAGCCCGAAGCTTGGCAGAAGTACACCCACGAGCCAACCGGAGGCCAAACACTCAAACGGATCCGCTGACCTCCTTGGGCTGGACACCCAAGCCAAGCCGGAGCCCAAACCCAGCGACGACATCTTCTCCAGCTTCTTCTCCGCACCGCAAGAGAAACCCGCTGAACCTAAACCGGAAACCAAACCGGACTTGAAGACCGAAGAGGAAAACTTCTTCAAACAACCGGCACctacagaaaaagaaaaatcaaaactaaCTAAAGACAGTATATTAGCTCTGTACAGTCAGACTCCGTCTACGAATTTAGTCAATCAATTTAATCCGGTGCCTCCCACACAGCAATACCCGTTCGGTGGAGTGTACCAACCACAAGCGTACAACAGCATGCCAGTGCAAAACGGCATGCAGTTTAACCAATTTCAACCAATGGGGAGCCAGTTTCAACAGCCTTTTGCCGCGCAGCAACAACCCATGCCTCAAGCGCAGCAGTTTCCTCCGGgaaatcaattttttaatcaacaaCAGCCGCAGCAGTTAAATCAACAATTTGGAGGACTCAGCTTAGGACAAAGTTTCCCGAACACGTTCACACAACAGAACAATGTTGCCAGCAATACATGGCAATAG
- the LOC128679775 gene encoding protein DENND6A, whose amino-acid sequence MACGLDYGDVPMEDEEFQTKWSRFSDWLHCVCVVTFDLELGQAMECVYPPGVKLTDQEKCNICYLAFPDSNSGCMGDTQFHVRLRSRGGLTNQQAMYNEDAVPTLCADSTHYWGFVYFRQVKDPSLPRGYFQKSIILLTRLPFINLFYKVIHLIAPKHFEDGESSLEAACHDINRWPVLDAGQNVLLPLLGSVFQSYIPNQQTGKITRSDIAKQIHSPNIPHILASIQDVNVFDALSSLISHLHLLWELVLTAQPIVVIASSPTECSALVQALTNLIQPLPYAAEYRPYFTIHDSEFKEFTRKQFNPPQVILGVTNPFFTKTLQHWPHTIKLGDSTAIKTKLRKVGNMKLLDTAPGVYTQYKTFLEKDKTIIKKLHNGIRTDRPSEVQTAMVKRHLLELTQSFMIPLERYMASLMPLQKNISPFRAPPVPNPFNPEDFFATLQQSGPQLTSGIKGDWNGLYRTFFRSPNFSAWFHQRYNDLTNKLHSLQLEVLAESDLKNWSIGKKEVEIVDMVLKLREVLKSNRPVPDNTRTLLARRLEDLNCVLPDDMKSILNAAS is encoded by the coding sequence ATGGCTTGTGGTTTGGATTACGGTGACGTTCCTATGGAAGACGAGGAATTCCAGACGAAATGGAGCAGGTTTTCAGACTGGCTGCATTGTGTTTGTGTGGTAACTTTCGACTTAGAGCTTGGACAAGCGATGGAATGTGTGTATCCGCCTGGCGTCAAGTTGACCGATCAAGAGAAATGTAACATTTGTTATTTGGCTTTCCCCGATTCCAATTCCGGGTGTATGGGAGACACACAATTCCATGTCAGGCTTCGATCGCGAGGCGGGCTTACCAATCAACAAGCTATGTACAACGAGGATGCTGTGCCCACACTTTGTGCAGATTCTACTCACTATTGGGGTTTTGTATACTTCCGACAGGTCAAAGACCCTTCATTACCGCGTGGATATTTCCAGAAAAGTATTATTCTCCTCACTCGACTACcgttcattaatttgttttataaagtgATACATCTTATAGCACCTAAGCATTTTGAAGATGGGGAGAGTAGTTTAGAAGCTGCATGTCATGATATTAATAGATGGCCAGTATTGGATGCAGGACAGAATGTTCTTTTGCCTCTTTTAGGTTCAGTTTTTCAGTCGTACATTCCTAATCAACAGACTGGTAAGATAACTCGCTCTGATATAGCTAAGCAGATACACTCACCCAATATACCTCATATCTTAGCATCCATACAGGATGTGAATGTTTTTGATGCTTTATCTTCATTAATATCACACTTGCATTTATTATGGGAGTTAGTGTTGACAGCACAACCTATAGTAGTGATCGCCAGCTCACCAACAGAATGTTCAGCATTGGTACAAGCTCTTACAAACTTAATTCAACCGTTACCATATGCAGCTGAATATAGACCTTATTTCACAATACATGACAGTGAATTCAAAGAGTTTACAAGAAAACAATTCAACCCACCGCAAGTGATACTGGGTGTGACAAATCCAttctttacaaaaacattgcaACACTGGCCACATACTATCAAGCTGGGTGATTCAactgcaataaaaacaaagttgcgTAAAGTTGGCAACATGAAGTTATTGGACACAGCACCTGGTGTTTATACTCAGTATAAAACGTTTTTAGAGAAAGATAAGACAATAATAAAGAAGCTTCATAATGGGATAAGGACAGATCGACCTTCAGAAGTACAGACAGCAATGGTTAAAAGACATTTACTAGAGTTGACACAGAGTTTCATGATCCCATTAGAGAGGTATATGGCTTCACTGATGCCTTTGCAAAAGAATATTTCACCTTTTCGAGCACCACCTGTACCAAATCCTTTTAATCCTGAGGATTTTTTTGCCACATTACAACAGTCTGGACCTCAATTGACAAGTGGCATCAAAGGAGACTGGAACGGTTTATACAGAACATTTTTCAGGTCTCCGAATTTCAGTGCTTGGTTTCACCAAAGATATAATGACTTAACAAATAAGTTGCATAGTTTGCAATTAGAGGTGTTAGCTGAGAGTGACTTGAAGAATTGGTCGATAGGAAAGAAGGAAGTTGAGATTGTAGATATGGTCCTGAAGTTGCGTGAAGTCTTGAAGAGTAACAGACCAGTTCCAGATAATACTAGAACATTGTTGGCGCGGCGTTTAGAAGATCTGAACTGTGTGTTGCCCGATGATATGAAGTCTATACTCAATGCGGCTTCGTGA